A section of the Devosia rhizoryzae genome encodes:
- a CDS encoding DUF2189 domain-containing protein, protein MARMHIMAGVGDKLDMPAIRTISTNDLSDVLRRGAADFWAKPSHYILLILIYPIIGIVLTVWMEGFHTWPLLYPLVGGFALLGPIAALPLYEISRRREMGEDTSWSEALSVFRSPAIGSILAVGAMLLVLFTLWLTGAQALYESLFGASTPRTLTGLLTQVTSEPGGLTLLAAGSALGALFALVVLCTTVIAFPLLLDRDVGAYVAIETSMRAVMHNPVPMLAWGLIVGAGLFLGSLPLFVGLAVVLPIFGHATWHLYRKLVEPASVIRTASN, encoded by the coding sequence ATGGCCCGAATGCATATCATGGCCGGTGTCGGCGATAAGCTCGACATGCCGGCGATCCGCACCATTTCCACCAACGACCTCAGCGACGTTCTGCGCCGTGGCGCCGCCGACTTCTGGGCCAAGCCCAGCCACTACATTCTGCTGATCCTGATCTACCCGATCATCGGCATCGTGCTGACGGTGTGGATGGAAGGTTTTCACACCTGGCCGCTGCTGTATCCTCTGGTGGGTGGCTTTGCCCTCCTGGGCCCCATCGCCGCCCTCCCGCTTTATGAAATCTCGCGCCGGCGCGAGATGGGGGAGGACACGAGCTGGAGCGAGGCACTGAGCGTCTTCCGCTCCCCGGCCATCGGCTCCATTCTTGCCGTCGGCGCCATGCTTTTGGTCCTGTTCACCCTCTGGCTTACCGGCGCCCAGGCGCTCTACGAGTCGCTCTTCGGCGCCTCCACCCCCCGTACGCTAACCGGTCTTCTCACCCAGGTGACGTCCGAACCCGGTGGCCTGACGCTCCTAGCCGCCGGCTCGGCGCTGGGCGCCCTCTTCGCCCTTGTCGTGCTCTGCACCACCGTCATCGCCTTCCCGCTGCTGCTCGATCGCGACGTGGGCGCTTATGTCGCCATCGAGACCTCGATGCGGGCCGTGATGCACAACCCCGTGCCCATGCTCGCCTGGGGCCTGATCGTCGGTGCCGGCCTCTTCCTTGGCTCGCTGCCGCTCTTTGTCGGCCTCGCCGTGGTTCTCCCGATCTTCGGCCACGCCACCTGGCATCTCTACCGCAAACTGGTCGAACCGGCATCGGTGATCCGCACGGCCAGCAACTAG
- a CDS encoding glycoside hydrolase family 43 protein gives MPQITNPILPGFNPDPSILRVGDDYYIATSTFEWFPGVQIHHSKDLANWDLVTRPLTRKTQLDMRGDPDSCGVWAPDLTHDGERFWLVYTDVKRKDGSFKDAHNYIVWAENIEGPWSDPIYTNSSGFDPSLFHDDDGRKWFVNMTWDHRVRPLLFSGIVIQEFDPEACKLVGPITNIYKGTDLKLVEGPHIYKRNGWYYLLTAEGGTAYDHACTFARSRTLDGQYETHPDKHILTSKDAPLAAIQRAGHGDLVETPDGKTYLVHLGGRPTTQERRCVLGRETSIQEAYWADDDWLYVKNGPVPSLHVEVPGTRDDAPYWAEQRYTFENGLHKDFQWLRTPETERIFSTDGGKLRLFGRESIGSWFEQALVARRQTHFSYDAETVVDFKATDERTMAGLTAYYSRYNFFYLAVTAHADGQRELLLMSSEMSWPDGKLKFPAAPVHIPNEGKVKLALTIRGRALQFFYALEGQELQPIGPVFDASILSDECGGHQAHGSFTGAFVGVAAHDLNGTASPADFDYFIYRPQHDASDRYEVEELVAGRGYSA, from the coding sequence ATGCCACAAATCACCAACCCCATCCTCCCCGGTTTCAACCCGGACCCCTCCATCCTCCGCGTCGGCGACGATTATTACATCGCCACCTCGACCTTCGAATGGTTTCCCGGCGTCCAGATCCATCACTCCAAGGATCTCGCCAACTGGGACCTCGTCACCCGTCCGCTGACCCGCAAGACGCAGCTCGACATGCGCGGCGATCCGGATAGCTGCGGCGTCTGGGCGCCAGACCTCACCCATGACGGCGAGCGCTTCTGGCTGGTCTATACCGACGTCAAGCGCAAGGACGGCTCGTTCAAGGACGCGCACAACTACATCGTCTGGGCCGAAAATATCGAAGGCCCCTGGTCGGACCCGATCTACACCAATTCCTCGGGCTTCGACCCATCGCTGTTCCATGACGACGACGGCCGCAAATGGTTCGTCAACATGACCTGGGACCACCGCGTCCGCCCGCTGCTGTTCTCGGGCATCGTCATCCAGGAATTCGATCCCGAGGCCTGCAAACTCGTCGGCCCGATCACCAATATCTACAAGGGCACCGACCTCAAGCTGGTCGAAGGCCCGCATATCTATAAGCGTAACGGCTGGTATTACCTCCTCACCGCCGAAGGCGGCACGGCCTATGACCATGCCTGCACCTTTGCCCGCTCGCGCACCCTCGACGGGCAATACGAGACCCATCCCGACAAGCATATTTTGACCAGCAAGGACGCGCCGCTCGCCGCCATCCAGCGCGCCGGCCATGGCGACCTCGTCGAAACGCCGGACGGCAAGACCTATCTCGTCCATCTGGGCGGCCGCCCGACCACGCAGGAACGTCGCTGCGTCCTTGGTCGCGAAACTTCGATCCAGGAAGCCTATTGGGCCGACGACGATTGGCTTTACGTCAAGAACGGCCCGGTCCCGTCCCTTCATGTCGAGGTGCCCGGCACCCGCGACGACGCTCCCTACTGGGCCGAGCAGCGCTACACCTTCGAAAATGGCCTGCACAAGGACTTCCAGTGGCTGCGCACGCCGGAAACCGAACGAATTTTTTCGACCGATGGCGGCAAACTACGTTTGTTTGGCCGTGAATCCATTGGTTCCTGGTTCGAACAGGCGCTGGTTGCTCGCCGCCAGACCCACTTTTCCTACGACGCCGAGACTGTGGTCGATTTCAAGGCGACCGACGAGCGCACCATGGCGGGTCTTACCGCCTATTACAGCCGCTACAATTTCTTCTACCTCGCGGTGACCGCCCATGCCGATGGCCAGCGCGAACTCCTCCTGATGTCTTCGGAAATGAGCTGGCCCGACGGCAAGCTCAAATTCCCCGCCGCTCCGGTGCATATCCCCAATGAGGGCAAGGTCAAGCTGGCCTTGACCATTCGCGGCCGGGCCCTCCAGTTCTTCTATGCCCTTGAAGGGCAGGAGCTGCAGCCGATCGGCCCGGTCTTCGACGCCTCGATCCTTTCGGACGAATGCGGCGGCCACCAGGCCCATGGCAGCTTCACCGGCGCCTTTGTCGGCGTCGCCGCCCACGACCTCAACGGCACCGCAAGCCCCGCCGATTTCGACTACTTCATCTATCGCCCGCAGCACGACGCAAGCGATCGCTACGAAGTCGAAGAACTGGTCGCCGGCCGCGGCTACTCCGCCTGA
- the xylA gene encoding xylose isomerase — protein MSDFFKGLEQVKFEGTSSKNALAYRHYNKDELVAGKRMEDHIRPAIAYWHTLAQEGGDPFGGRTFDRPWFDKGLEGAKLKAEVAFEFFNLIDVPFFAFHDVDVAPEGETLAESNKNLRVIGDIIAQKMQETGKKLLWGTANLFSNRRYMAGAATNPDPAVFAYAAGQVKTVLELTHELGGENYVLWGGREGYETLLNTKIGQEQDQMARFLTLVIEHAEKIGFTGQILIEPKPQEPSKHQYDFDVATVYGFLQKYGLEKKVKCNIEVGHAFLAGHSFEHELAVASLLGQLGSVDANRNDLQSGWDTDHFPNNAGEMALAFYYILKQGGLGKGGFNFDAKVRRQSLDPADLLHGHILGLDTLARGLKGAAALIEDGEFDKLLDDRYAGWKSGIGADILGGKLSLADIAARVESDGINPQPKSGRQEYLENLVNRYV, from the coding sequence GTGAGCGATTTTTTCAAGGGCCTGGAACAGGTCAAGTTCGAAGGCACGTCCAGCAAGAATGCGCTGGCCTACCGCCACTACAACAAGGACGAACTGGTCGCCGGCAAGCGCATGGAAGACCATATTCGCCCCGCCATCGCCTATTGGCACACGCTGGCGCAGGAAGGCGGCGACCCGTTCGGCGGCCGTACCTTCGATCGTCCCTGGTTCGACAAGGGTCTTGAAGGCGCCAAGCTTAAGGCCGAAGTGGCCTTCGAATTCTTCAACTTGATCGACGTGCCCTTCTTTGCCTTCCACGACGTCGACGTGGCGCCCGAAGGCGAAACGCTGGCAGAGAGCAACAAGAACCTCCGCGTCATCGGCGACATCATTGCGCAAAAGATGCAGGAAACCGGCAAGAAGCTCCTCTGGGGCACGGCCAACCTATTCAGCAACCGCCGCTACATGGCCGGTGCCGCGACCAATCCCGATCCGGCCGTCTTTGCCTATGCCGCCGGCCAGGTGAAGACCGTACTCGAGCTGACCCATGAACTGGGCGGCGAAAACTACGTGCTGTGGGGCGGCCGCGAAGGCTACGAAACCCTGCTCAACACCAAGATCGGCCAGGAACAGGACCAGATGGCCCGTTTCCTGACGCTGGTGATCGAGCATGCCGAAAAAATCGGCTTCACCGGCCAGATCCTGATCGAGCCCAAGCCGCAGGAACCCTCCAAGCACCAGTACGATTTCGACGTCGCCACGGTCTACGGCTTCCTGCAGAAGTACGGTCTCGAAAAGAAGGTAAAGTGCAATATCGAAGTCGGCCACGCCTTCCTTGCCGGCCATAGCTTCGAGCACGAACTCGCCGTCGCCTCGTTGCTGGGCCAGCTCGGCTCGGTCGACGCCAACCGCAATGACCTCCAGTCCGGCTGGGATACCGACCACTTCCCCAACAATGCGGGCGAAATGGCCCTGGCCTTCTACTACATTTTGAAGCAAGGCGGCCTCGGCAAGGGCGGCTTCAACTTCGACGCCAAGGTGCGCCGCCAGTCGCTCGATCCCGCCGACCTGCTGCATGGCCACATCCTCGGCCTCGACACGCTGGCCCGCGGCCTCAAGGGCGCTGCCGCGCTGATCGAAGACGGCGAATTCGATAAGCTCCTCGATGACCGCTACGCCGGCTGGAAGTCCGGCATCGGCGCCGACATCCTGGGCGGCAAGCTGAGCTTGGCGGACATCGCAGCCCGCGTAGAATCCGACGGGATCAATCCCCAGCCCAAGTCCGGTCGCCAGGAATATCTCGAAAACCTGGTTAATCGGTACGTCTAA
- the xylB gene encoding xylulokinase produces MTFLGIDIGTSGVKALLIDEAGKPIGDASAPAVEPVRPHPGWSEQNPQDWWTATLGAIDALKAKHPAELAAVKGIGLSGHMHGATLLGDNDQVLRPAILWNDGRSAAECLEMEAELPSLRDLAGNIAMPGFTAPKIAWVRKHEPDIYRQLKRVLLPKAYVRLLLSGEAVEDMSDAAGTLWLDVAKRDWSDELLGVTGLTRAHMPRLVEGSAIAAELKPELAARWGMGKVVIAGGAGDNAAAACGIGAIRPGEGFVSLGTSGVLFVSNDRFSPNTEGAVHAFCHAIPNTWHQMGVILSATDSLNWLSRITGKKQAELSAEAEAQFKGPGETIFLPYLSGERTPHNNAGARGSFTGLSQSTETAQLAQAVMEGVTFAMRDCQRVLADAGTRIDRLLAVGGGSKSALWLKMLATNLDMEIALPEDGDFGGALGAARLGLCAATGADPAEVMTMPPIKTTIAPDRSLSAAYSDQYARYRALYPAIEEARS; encoded by the coding sequence ATGACATTTCTCGGCATTGATATCGGCACGTCCGGCGTCAAGGCGCTGCTGATCGACGAGGCAGGCAAGCCCATCGGCGACGCCTCCGCCCCTGCCGTCGAGCCCGTTCGCCCGCATCCCGGCTGGTCCGAACAGAACCCGCAGGACTGGTGGACCGCCACGCTCGGCGCCATCGACGCGCTCAAGGCCAAGCATCCGGCAGAACTCGCTGCCGTCAAGGGTATCGGCCTTTCCGGCCACATGCATGGCGCAACGCTGCTCGGCGACAACGACCAGGTCTTGCGCCCGGCTATTTTGTGGAACGACGGACGCTCCGCCGCCGAATGCCTCGAAATGGAAGCGGAACTCCCCAGCCTGCGCGACCTCGCTGGCAACATCGCAATGCCCGGCTTCACCGCGCCAAAAATCGCCTGGGTCCGCAAGCACGAGCCCGACATCTACCGCCAGCTCAAGCGTGTCCTGCTCCCCAAGGCCTATGTGCGCCTGCTGCTGAGCGGCGAGGCCGTCGAAGACATGTCGGATGCTGCCGGCACGCTCTGGCTCGATGTGGCGAAGCGCGACTGGTCCGACGAGCTACTTGGGGTCACCGGGCTTACCCGGGCCCACATGCCGCGCCTCGTGGAAGGCTCCGCCATTGCCGCCGAGCTCAAGCCCGAACTCGCCGCGCGCTGGGGCATGGGCAAGGTCGTGATTGCAGGCGGTGCCGGCGACAATGCCGCGGCCGCTTGCGGCATCGGCGCCATTCGCCCCGGCGAAGGCTTTGTGTCGCTGGGCACCTCCGGCGTGCTGTTTGTCTCCAACGACCGCTTCAGCCCCAATACCGAAGGCGCCGTCCACGCTTTCTGCCACGCCATCCCCAATACCTGGCACCAGATGGGCGTCATCCTCTCTGCGACCGATTCGCTGAATTGGCTGAGCCGCATCACCGGCAAGAAGCAGGCCGAGCTTTCGGCCGAGGCCGAGGCGCAGTTCAAGGGCCCGGGCGAGACCATCTTCCTGCCCTACCTTTCGGGTGAACGCACGCCGCATAACAATGCCGGCGCGCGCGGCTCCTTTACCGGCCTCAGCCAATCGACCGAAACCGCGCAGCTGGCCCAGGCCGTCATGGAAGGCGTGACCTTTGCCATGCGCGATTGCCAGCGCGTGCTTGCCGATGCCGGCACCAGGATCGATCGCCTCCTGGCCGTCGGCGGCGGATCGAAATCCGCCCTGTGGCTCAAAATGCTGGCCACCAATCTCGACATGGAAATCGCCCTTCCCGAGGACGGCGATTTCGGCGGTGCGCTGGGCGCGGCGCGGCTCGGCCTTTGTGCCGCAACCGGCGCCGATCCGGCCGAGGTCATGACCATGCCGCCCATCAAGACCACCATTGCGCCCGACCGATCCCTGTCGGCCGCCTATTCCGATCAATATGCGCGCTACCGCGCACTCTACCCCGCCATCGAGGAGGCACGTTCGTGA
- a CDS encoding LacI family DNA-binding transcriptional regulator: protein MTEESLRRRATVHDVARAAGVSLATVDRVLNGRPGVRAATAEKVEDAISKLGFSRDLNASLMARARDLHVIFFIPDGSNEFMDSLAAAVDRRFGPALADRMHLETRRMRALDALALAQSLDALDPRACDCAVIVASEEPEIIAAVDAAHRRGIAVMTLVSDLPGSARRNFIGIDNVAAGRTAASLLGRFLPGGGKVAVVAGSLHLRDHAERLEGFKSALAAEFESVEIIGLAEGHDERAETGDIVTSLLDQHPDLAGLYNLGAGNAGLVEALERSGRTGHLRVIAHELTAPTRGGLRSGAIDVVLDQNPDGEIREAISAARALALGTSRSTETNPIEIGIFLRDNLR, encoded by the coding sequence TTGACCGAAGAAAGCTTAAGGCGCCGGGCCACCGTGCACGATGTTGCGCGAGCCGCCGGCGTATCGCTGGCAACGGTCGACCGGGTGCTCAATGGCCGCCCCGGCGTGCGCGCCGCAACGGCGGAAAAGGTCGAAGACGCCATAAGCAAGCTCGGCTTTTCGCGCGACCTCAATGCGTCGCTGATGGCACGCGCCCGCGATCTCCACGTCATCTTCTTTATCCCCGATGGCTCCAACGAATTCATGGACAGCCTCGCCGCTGCCGTCGACCGCCGCTTCGGCCCTGCCCTCGCCGATCGCATGCATCTCGAAACCCGCCGCATGCGGGCGCTTGATGCCCTGGCCCTCGCCCAAAGCCTCGATGCCCTCGATCCACGCGCCTGCGACTGCGCGGTGATCGTAGCCAGCGAAGAGCCCGAAATCATCGCCGCCGTCGACGCTGCCCATCGCCGCGGCATTGCGGTGATGACCCTGGTCTCGGACCTCCCCGGCTCCGCCCGGCGCAATTTCATCGGCATCGACAATGTCGCAGCCGGCCGCACCGCAGCCTCCCTTCTCGGTCGCTTTCTACCGGGTGGCGGCAAGGTCGCGGTCGTCGCCGGCTCGCTCCACCTGCGCGACCATGCCGAGCGGCTCGAAGGCTTCAAATCGGCGCTCGCCGCCGAATTCGAAAGTGTCGAGATCATCGGCCTGGCCGAAGGACACGACGAGCGCGCCGAAACCGGCGACATCGTCACCAGCCTGCTCGACCAGCACCCGGATCTTGCCGGCCTCTACAATCTCGGTGCCGGCAATGCCGGTCTCGTCGAAGCGCTGGAGCGCTCCGGGCGCACAGGCCATCTTCGCGTCATCGCGCACGAATTGACCGCCCCAACGCGCGGCGGCCTCCGCAGTGGCGCCATCGATGTCGTGCTGGATCAAAACCCCGATGGCGAAATTCGCGAGGCTATCAGCGCCGCCCGCGCCCTGGCCCTCGGCACCAGCCGCAGCACCGAAACAAACCCCATTGAAATTGGGATTTTCCTGCGCGACAATCTGCGTTAA
- a CDS encoding aldose epimerase family protein has protein sequence MAVTVSEFGTFRGQRVDQFRLVSDTGVEVDIISYGVVVRDWRVPVAGGTRSVVLGFETFEPYPEHSPHFGSIAGRVANRIKDASFTLDGVKHELVANEGSLTLHGGPEGLGRQVWNGQVDSANNAVRFTHHSPHGAMGFPGSVNFSATYTLKGDRLRLELDATTDRPTPLSVVQHQYFNLGTTETVLDHTIQVNSSAYTEVGPDLCPTGAILPSRGTIYDLRQGRTMRDATGQGVDYDIGMMLDSGRNKAEPIATVVSPEGDLTLKLWSDRPAVQVYNGVWTDVAVPGLGGKRYGKSSGFCLEDQMLSDALHNPHFPNIIYSPERPYSHWSEFEIA, from the coding sequence ATGGCTGTTACGGTTTCCGAATTCGGCACGTTCCGGGGCCAGCGGGTCGATCAGTTCCGGCTGGTGAGCGACACCGGGGTCGAGGTCGACATCATCTCCTATGGCGTCGTGGTGCGCGACTGGCGGGTGCCGGTGGCCGGCGGAACGCGCAGCGTGGTCCTCGGCTTCGAAACCTTCGAGCCCTATCCCGAGCATTCGCCGCATTTCGGCTCGATTGCCGGGCGCGTCGCCAATCGCATCAAGGATGCAAGCTTCACGCTCGACGGCGTCAAGCACGAGCTGGTTGCCAATGAGGGATCGCTGACACTGCATGGTGGGCCGGAGGGCTTGGGCCGGCAGGTGTGGAACGGGCAGGTCGATAGCGCCAACAACGCAGTGCGCTTTACCCACCATTCCCCGCATGGCGCCATGGGCTTTCCGGGGAGCGTCAATTTTTCGGCGACCTATACGCTCAAGGGAGACCGCTTGCGGCTCGAGCTCGATGCCACGACCGACCGGCCGACCCCGCTCAGCGTCGTGCAGCACCAGTATTTCAACCTCGGCACGACCGAAACGGTGCTCGATCACACGATCCAGGTGAACTCCTCGGCCTATACCGAAGTCGGCCCGGACCTATGCCCGACCGGCGCAATCCTCCCCTCGCGCGGCACGATCTATGACCTGCGCCAAGGGCGCACCATGCGCGACGCGACGGGGCAGGGCGTGGACTACGATATAGGCATGATGCTCGACAGCGGCCGCAACAAGGCCGAACCGATTGCGACCGTGGTATCGCCCGAGGGCGACCTCACTTTGAAGCTGTGGAGCGACCGTCCGGCAGTCCAGGTCTATAATGGCGTCTGGACCGACGTTGCGGTGCCGGGACTTGGCGGCAAGCGCTATGGCAAGTCGTCCGGCTTCTGCCTCGAGGACCAGATGCTGAGCGATGCGCTGCACAATCCGCATTTCCCCAACATCATCTATTCGCCCGAGCGTCCCTATTCGCATTGGAGCGAGTTCGAGATCGCGTGA
- a CDS encoding helix-turn-helix transcriptional regulator — protein MDKTERLFSIMDALRRHRRPITAAALAEEQKVSVRTLYRDIQTLIGLGAPIDGEAGVGYMLKPGFFLPPLMFSTEELEALVLGARWVETQPDDDLGAAARNALAKIATASPDDLRDRISDTALWPMAVWGRSKRPIPVLGDIRRAMRQERAVRIDYEDEQGRSTTRIIWPVGLAFYEGKQTIAAFCLLRQAFRSFRTDRIGQLVITEDRYGKRRAVLEREWRDSWRHEAQAAEL, from the coding sequence ATGGACAAGACAGAGCGTCTTTTTTCCATCATGGACGCCCTCCGGCGCCATCGTCGGCCGATCACCGCGGCCGCGCTTGCCGAAGAGCAGAAAGTGTCGGTGCGTACGCTTTACCGCGACATCCAGACGCTGATCGGGCTGGGCGCGCCGATCGATGGCGAAGCGGGCGTCGGCTATATGCTGAAGCCCGGTTTTTTCCTGCCGCCGCTGATGTTCAGCACGGAAGAACTCGAGGCGCTGGTGCTGGGCGCACGCTGGGTCGAGACGCAGCCGGACGATGATCTTGGCGCTGCGGCGCGCAATGCCTTGGCCAAGATCGCCACCGCCTCGCCGGACGATCTGCGTGACCGGATCAGCGACACGGCGCTCTGGCCGATGGCGGTGTGGGGGCGGAGCAAGCGGCCTATTCCGGTTTTGGGCGACATTCGCCGCGCCATGCGTCAGGAGCGGGCGGTGCGGATCGATTACGAGGACGAGCAGGGCCGCTCGACGACCCGGATCATCTGGCCGGTGGGGCTGGCCTTTTATGAGGGCAAGCAGACGATTGCCGCCTTCTGCCTGTTGCGGCAGGCGTTCCGCAGTTTCCGGACCGACCGCATCGGGCAGCTGGTGATCACCGAAGATCGCTATGGCAAGCGCCGTGCGGTGCTGGAGCGGGAATGGCGCGACAGCTGGCGCCATGAGGCGCAGGCGGCCGAGCTTTAG
- a CDS encoding DUF1294 domain-containing protein: MMKLSGELVQWNDERGFGFIVAEDNTRYFVHISDIGRIANRPRKGDRVSFVSARGKDGRPQARSVSIAGANPRATREVNQRGLPPKAQRLDWRFAVAFLLMTLLATALTYDRLPLAIGLAYAVMGVLSFLNYASDKRFAESGSWRTAEKRLHSVDLFFGIIGGVLGQAIFRHKTRKESFVGVTLVIVAVHLVALLGFTAGVIDPSDLNAILGL; this comes from the coding sequence ATGATGAAGCTAAGCGGCGAACTGGTGCAATGGAATGATGAACGCGGTTTCGGCTTCATCGTCGCAGAAGATAATACCCGATATTTCGTCCACATCTCCGATATCGGTCGCATCGCCAACCGCCCGCGCAAAGGGGATCGCGTCAGTTTCGTTTCGGCCAGGGGCAAGGATGGACGACCGCAGGCACGTTCGGTGAGCATTGCCGGCGCCAATCCGCGCGCCACACGCGAGGTCAACCAACGCGGACTGCCGCCGAAAGCCCAAAGGCTCGATTGGCGCTTCGCTGTGGCTTTCTTGCTGATGACCCTGCTGGCCACCGCGCTGACTTACGACCGCCTGCCCCTCGCGATTGGCCTCGCCTACGCAGTGATGGGTGTTCTCTCCTTCCTCAACTACGCCAGCGACAAGCGCTTCGCGGAAAGCGGCAGCTGGCGTACGGCCGAAAAGCGATTGCACAGTGTCGACCTGTTCTTCGGCATCATCGGCGGCGTGCTCGGCCAAGCAATCTTCCGCCACAAGACACGCAAGGAAAGCTTCGTCGGCGTCACCCTCGTCATCGTTGCAGTGCATCTTGTCGCCCTGCTCGGCTTCACCGCGGGCGTCATCGATCCTAGCGACCTAAACGCAATCCTCGGCCTCTAG
- a CDS encoding NUDIX domain-containing protein: MKHRISAGVLALRDGHILLVRHFRPGKHDFWSGPGGGVEGSEELHQAAEREAWEETGISVRAHTLAYIDELIDNTGRIVQFWFLADYLSGEIDTGNNPATNESIVEAGWFAREALPQGHVFPEILRQGFWADLERGLAAPIKLPLRQSIF, translated from the coding sequence ATGAAGCACCGCATCTCCGCCGGTGTGCTGGCCCTGCGCGACGGCCACATTCTTCTCGTCCGCCACTTTCGGCCGGGCAAGCATGATTTCTGGTCTGGGCCGGGCGGCGGTGTCGAGGGCAGCGAAGAGCTGCATCAGGCGGCCGAGCGTGAGGCCTGGGAGGAAACCGGCATCAGCGTCCGCGCCCATACCCTCGCATATATCGATGAACTCATCGACAACACCGGCCGTATCGTACAGTTCTGGTTTCTTGCCGACTACCTGTCCGGCGAGATCGACACCGGCAACAATCCCGCGACAAATGAAAGCATCGTCGAAGCAGGCTGGTTCGCGCGCGAGGCTTTGCCACAGGGCCATGTCTTTCCCGAAATCCTACGCCAGGGCTTCTGGGCCGATCTTGAGCGTGGCCTTGCAGCGCCCATCAAGCTGCCGCTGCGTCAGTCTATTTTCTAG